One genomic region from Tripterygium wilfordii isolate XIE 37 chromosome 20, ASM1340144v1, whole genome shotgun sequence encodes:
- the LOC119987111 gene encoding probable WRKY transcription factor 19 yields MDPRFLNFGFAANYSLNAFKALGSSIQAGRAGAEYCTDTILRLDSTGPSTPNITGSKGVKRKWDLISGSVNQQAAGSSLSLGLGLSSSSSDSKGSSVTACTTMSSAKETEDESSMDIALNFTLHLGSEKMSSPKKSANDNLKGLEQECKVDLELSLSRGPSESDITSVHVNSSHFGMEMPLTVSASPIADEGATSSCWKTGTDLMPLQTSQTKEVTFFFNQVPGNSDPTYIFPDQSSSVITTPKSSVTCTSGTTKQHQPQHRSSSSKTCQVEGCGKGARGASGRCISHGGGRRCQKPGCHKGAEGRTVYCKAHGGGRRCEFLGCTKSAEGRTDFCIAHGGGRRCSREGCSRAARGKSGLCIRHGGGKRCQKENCTKSAEGLSGLCISHGGGRRCQALGCTKGAQGSTMFCKAHGGGKRCTFPGCTKGAEGSTPFCKGHGGGKRCAFQGGGVCTKSVHGGTNFCVAHGGGKRCAIPECTKSARGRTYYCVRHGGGKRCKFEGCGKSAQGSTDFCKAHGGGKRCSWGHPGSEYGNQPTGPCNSFARGKTGFCALHSGLVQDKRVHGGVTLGPMVVDPKLSRCENIKEVIDVEDMNVDVVKMDNAVGNSAVGSYSDLKQQGLPNDHIIDGKGGLSAMPVFIPEGRVHGGSLLAMLTGSSGLGSSSTNGLTGEW; encoded by the coding sequence ATGGACCCCAGGTTCCTGAATTTTGGTTTTGCTGCTAATTATTCATTGAATGCCTTCAAGGCATTGGGCTCTTCAATTCAAGCTGGAAGAGCTGGGGCTGAGTACTGCACCGATACCATATTACGTCTTGATTCAACTGGTCCTTCAACCCCAAACATTACAGGTTCAAAGGGCGTCAAACGTAAGTGGGATTTGATTAGTGGATCCGTGAATCAGCAAGCAGCAGGCTCTTCGTTGTCTCTAGGGCTGGGCCTTTCATCAAGTTCCTCAGACAGCAAGGGGAGTTCAGTAACTGCTTGCACTACGATGTCTTCAGCCAAAGAAACTGAGGATGAGTCCTCCATGGATATTGCATTGAATTTCACCCTCCATCTTGGCAGTGAAAAGATGTCCAGCCCAAAGAAATCGGCCAATGACAATTTAAAAGGGCTGGAACAGGAATGCAAGGTTGACCTGGAGTTAAGTCTCTCAAGAGGTCCCTCCGAATCGGATATCACCAGCGTTCATGTAAACTCCTCTCATTTTGGCATGGAGATGCCATTAACTGTCAGTGCATCTCCAATTGCTGATGAAGGAGCAACATCATCTTGTTGGAAAACAGGGACTGATTTGATGCCTCTGCAGACTTCACAGACCAAAGAGGTAACCTTTTTCTTCAATCAGGTTCCAGGAAATAGTGATCCAACTTATATTTTTCCAGACCAATCGTCAAGTGTTATAACAACACCAAAAAGTTCAGTCACCTGCACTTCCGGTACAACAAAGCAGCATCAACCGCAGCATCGCAGCTCTAGTTCCAAGACATGCCAGGTTGAAGGTTGTGGAAAGGGAGCCAGAGGTGCTTCTGGCCGTTGTATTTCTCATGGTGGGGGTCGGAGGTGTCAGAAGCCTGGCTGCCATAAGGGAGCTGAGGGTCGGACTGTGTACTGCAAGGCTCATGGGGGTGGCCGACGTTGTGAGTTCCTTGGGTGCACTAAGAGTGCAGAGGGCCGTACAGATTTCTGTATTGCCCATGGTGGTGGGCGGAGATGCAGTCGTGAGGGTTGCAGCCGAGCTGCTAGAGGGAAATCAGGATTATGCATCCGGCATGGTGGAGGCAAGAGATGCCAGAaagaaaattgcacaaagagtGCTGAAGGCTTATCTGGTCTTTGTATTTCACATGGTGGTGGTCGTCGATGTCAAGCATTGGGATGCACAAAAGGGGCACAAGGGAGTACAATGTTCTGCAAGGCACATGGTGGTGGCAAACGGTGCACATTTCCAGGGTGCACCAAGGGTGCTGAAGGAAGCACACCTTTTTGTAAGGGACACGGAGGAGGGAAAAGATGTGCGTTTCAGGGTGGCGGGGTGTGTACAAAGAGTGTGCATGGAGGGACCAACTTTTGTGTTGCACATGGTGGTGGTAAGAGGTGTGCTATTCCTGAGTGCACAAAAAGTGCCAGAGGACGGACTTACTATTGCGTCCGTCATGGTGGTGGCAAGAGGTGCAAGTTTGAAGGGTGTGGCAAGAGTGCACAAGGTAGCACGGATTTCTGCAAGGCACATGGTGGAGGGAAGAGATGCTCTTGGGGCCATCCTGGTTCAGAATATGGCAACCAACCTACTGGTCCATGTAACTCGTTTGCGAGGGGCAAAACAGGTTTTTGTGCACTTCACAGTGGACTAGTGCAGGATAAGAGGGTTCACGGAGGTGTCACTTTGGGGCCTATGGTTGTGGACCCTAAACTAAGCAGGTGCGAGAATATAAAAGAGGTCATCGACGTAGAGGACATGAATGTTGATGTTGTGAAAATGGATAATGCTGTAGGAAACTCGGCAGTTGGATCATATTCTGATTTGAAGCAACAGGGATTGCCGAATGACCATATAATTGATGGGAAGGGTGGCCTCTCAGCAATGCCAGTTTTTATTCCAGAAGGTAGGGTGCATGGGGGAAGTTTGTTAGCAATGCTTACAGGCAGTTCTGGTCTTGGCTCGAGCAGCACCAATGGTTTGACTGGTGAATGGTGA